From Polynucleobacter sp. JS-JIR-II-b4, a single genomic window includes:
- a CDS encoding ParD-like family protein: MGMPVRIDDDLYEMAKVEAKVEHRTIAGQIEFWAKVGRAAIDNPDLPVAFIMESLASLAEPREQSTPFIPRTRKL; the protein is encoded by the coding sequence ATGGGTATGCCAGTAAGAATTGATGATGATCTTTATGAGATGGCCAAGGTTGAGGCCAAGGTAGAGCATCGAACTATTGCTGGGCAAATCGAGTTTTGGGCAAAAGTGGGTAGGGCAGCAATTGATAATCCAGACTTGCCGGTTGCTTTCATTATGGAGTCGCTTGCGTCATTGGCTGAGCCTAGGGAGCAATCAACCCCATTTATCCCTCGCACCAGGAAGCTTTAA
- the fdhF gene encoding formate dehydrogenase subunit alpha, translating to MNAPTNPKELELQTVEFKLDGKTIISYEGETILKAAKRHGIDIPHLCFKDGYRPDGNCRACVVEINGERTLAPSCCRSATPGMEVKANSERAVKSQKLVLEMLLSDMPDEGFKWVGDSKEEEQKNQHGELSTWAARMDVTVRPELKVLRRDKVSNDISHPAMAVNLDACIQCNRCVRACREEQVNDVIGYAMRGGHSEIVFDLNDPMGDSTCVACGECVQACPTGALMPKGLIGSQTVDRKVDSVCPFCGVGCQITYNVKDEKIVSVEGRDGPANHNRLCVKGRFGMDYIHNPQRLTKPLIRKAGVPKDESILEGKQDWSDIFREATWEEALEFAAGGLKKLKDQHGLKVLAGFGSAKGSNEEAYLFQKLVRTGFGSNNVDHCTRLCHASSVAALLEGVGSGAVSNQVNDVEHSSLIFLIGSNPTANHPVAATWFKNAAKRGAKIVLCDPRATEISKHAWRTMQFKPDTDVAMLNAMIYTIIEEGLVDKDFIQNRSNNFEALKENIKGYSPEAMAPICGIPAETLREVAKEFATTKSAMILWGMGVSQHVHGTDNARCLIALVSITGQIGKPGSGLHPLRGQNNVQGASDAGLIPMMFPNYQRVDNPEAHAWFEKFWGTPLDKKPGYTVVEIMHKITAPDSDPDKIRGMYVEGENPAMSDPDLNHARHALAALEHLVVQDIFMTETALLADVVLPASAWPEKVGTASNTDRMVQMGKKAINPPGDAKPDLWIIQQIAKGMGLNWNYQGPDAGVAEVYDEMRQAMHGAINGITWDRLEKESSVTYPCLSAEDPGRPIVFDDKFDTKDGKVKLVPADIIPANERPDAEYPFVLITGRQLEHWHTGSMTRRATVLDAIEPMATVSMNGEDMTQLGVTAGDVITVQSRRGDVGIHVRRDDGTPRGVIFIPFAYYEAAANLITNSALDPFGKIPEFKYCAVKLAKGGEAAKIMGYGTNAPGGSKVTSNV from the coding sequence ATGAACGCACCAACAAATCCAAAAGAACTCGAATTACAAACCGTTGAGTTCAAGCTCGATGGCAAGACCATCATTTCGTATGAAGGCGAAACGATTCTCAAAGCTGCTAAGCGACACGGGATTGATATTCCGCATCTGTGTTTTAAAGATGGCTATCGTCCAGACGGTAACTGCCGTGCTTGCGTAGTGGAGATTAATGGCGAACGTACTTTAGCGCCAAGCTGCTGCAGAAGTGCCACACCAGGAATGGAAGTTAAGGCCAATAGTGAGCGTGCTGTAAAGAGTCAAAAGTTAGTTCTCGAGATGTTGCTCTCCGATATGCCTGATGAAGGTTTTAAGTGGGTGGGCGATAGCAAAGAAGAAGAGCAAAAGAACCAACATGGTGAGCTTAGTACTTGGGCTGCCCGAATGGATGTCACTGTTCGCCCAGAACTCAAGGTGTTGCGTCGTGACAAAGTGAGTAACGATATTTCACATCCAGCGATGGCTGTGAATTTGGATGCATGTATTCAATGTAATCGTTGTGTACGCGCATGTCGTGAAGAGCAAGTAAATGATGTGATCGGTTACGCTATGCGTGGCGGTCATAGTGAAATCGTGTTCGACTTAAACGATCCGATGGGCGACAGTACTTGCGTTGCCTGTGGCGAGTGTGTACAAGCTTGCCCAACTGGCGCATTGATGCCAAAAGGCTTGATTGGTTCCCAAACGGTTGATCGCAAAGTAGACTCCGTTTGCCCATTCTGTGGTGTTGGTTGTCAAATTACTTACAACGTTAAAGATGAAAAAATTGTCAGCGTTGAAGGTCGCGATGGCCCAGCCAATCACAATCGCCTTTGCGTTAAAGGCCGTTTTGGCATGGACTACATCCACAACCCACAACGCCTCACCAAACCATTAATTCGTAAAGCGGGTGTTCCAAAGGATGAGTCTATCCTTGAAGGCAAACAAGACTGGTCCGACATCTTCCGCGAGGCTACTTGGGAGGAGGCTTTGGAGTTTGCTGCTGGAGGCCTCAAGAAGTTAAAAGATCAACACGGCTTAAAAGTATTGGCGGGCTTTGGTTCTGCCAAGGGCAGTAATGAAGAGGCTTATCTCTTCCAAAAGTTGGTTCGTACCGGTTTTGGTAGCAATAACGTAGATCACTGCACACGTCTTTGTCATGCATCATCTGTAGCAGCACTTCTCGAAGGTGTTGGCTCTGGTGCGGTAAGTAATCAGGTTAATGATGTTGAGCATTCCAGCTTAATTTTCTTGATTGGCTCCAATCCAACTGCAAATCATCCAGTTGCAGCTACTTGGTTTAAGAATGCTGCCAAACGTGGTGCCAAAATCGTCTTGTGCGATCCTCGCGCGACAGAAATTAGCAAGCACGCATGGCGCACAATGCAATTTAAGCCAGACACTGATGTGGCGATGCTCAATGCCATGATCTACACGATTATTGAAGAGGGCTTGGTTGATAAAGACTTTATTCAAAATCGTTCAAACAATTTTGAAGCGTTAAAAGAAAATATCAAAGGCTATAGCCCTGAAGCAATGGCGCCAATCTGCGGTATTCCAGCAGAAACCCTGCGTGAAGTGGCCAAAGAGTTCGCCACCACCAAATCTGCGATGATCTTGTGGGGCATGGGCGTAAGTCAACACGTGCACGGTACCGATAATGCCCGCTGCTTAATCGCCTTGGTTAGCATCACCGGTCAAATTGGTAAGCCTGGTTCTGGATTGCACCCATTGCGTGGTCAGAACAACGTACAGGGTGCCAGTGATGCTGGTTTGATTCCGATGATGTTCCCGAATTATCAGCGTGTTGATAATCCAGAAGCACATGCTTGGTTTGAGAAATTCTGGGGTACGCCATTAGATAAAAAACCTGGCTATACCGTGGTGGAGATCATGCATAAGATCACTGCACCCGATTCCGATCCGGATAAGATTCGTGGAATGTATGTCGAAGGTGAAAATCCTGCGATGAGTGATCCAGATTTGAATCACGCACGTCATGCGTTGGCAGCTTTAGAGCACTTAGTTGTACAGGATATTTTCATGACGGAAACAGCATTGCTCGCTGACGTCGTATTGCCAGCTAGCGCTTGGCCAGAGAAGGTTGGTACCGCAAGCAATACTGACCGTATGGTCCAAATGGGCAAGAAAGCCATTAATCCCCCTGGCGATGCAAAGCCTGACTTGTGGATTATTCAGCAAATCGCTAAAGGCATGGGCTTGAACTGGAATTACCAAGGTCCTGATGCCGGTGTTGCTGAGGTTTATGACGAAATGCGTCAAGCAATGCATGGTGCCATCAACGGTATTACCTGGGATCGCCTAGAAAAAGAATCCAGCGTTACTTATCCATGCTTATCTGCTGAAGATCCAGGTCGTCCGATCGTGTTTGATGACAAGTTTGATACCAAAGATGGCAAGGTAAAACTGGTTCCTGCTGACATCATTCCAGCGAATGAACGTCCTGATGCTGAGTACCCATTTGTATTGATTACTGGTCGTCAGTTGGAGCATTGGCACACTGGCAGCATGACACGCCGCGCTACAGTGCTCGATGCGATTGAGCCTATGGCTACTGTATCGATGAATGGCGAGGATATGACCCAGTTAGGCGTTACGGCTGGCGATGTGATCACCGTTCAGTCCCGTCGTGGTGATGTGGGCATCCACGTGAGAAGAGATGACGGCACACCAAGGGGCGTGATCTTTATTCCGTTTGCTTACTACGAGGCGGCGGCTAACTTGATCACCAATTCAGCATTAGATCCATTTGGCAAGATTCCAGAGTTTAAGTATTGCGCTGTGAAGCTGGCCAAAGGCGGTGAAGCAGCAAAGATTATGGGATACGGCACGAATGCCCCAGGTGGATCCAAGGTAACGTCTAACGTATAG
- a CDS encoding addiction module antidote protein yields MKKTVTSPYDVAEHLRTPKEMSLYLQACIEESNGDAAFIAKALGDIARAKGMAQVAKESGLSRESLYKALSGDRIPGFDTVLKVLTALGLSLHTKPISKIRA; encoded by the coding sequence ATGAAAAAAACAGTTACCAGCCCTTATGATGTAGCAGAACATTTGCGCACCCCCAAAGAAATGTCTCTTTATCTACAGGCGTGTATTGAGGAATCCAACGGAGACGCAGCGTTTATAGCAAAAGCGCTTGGTGACATAGCGCGTGCTAAAGGAATGGCCCAAGTCGCCAAGGAATCTGGACTCTCAAGAGAAAGCTTATACAAAGCCCTATCTGGTGATCGCATCCCGGGCTTTGATACGGTATTAAAGGTACTTACAGCCCTTGGCCTTAGCCTGCACACAAAACCAATTAGTAAGATTCGTGCTTAA
- a CDS encoding type II toxin-antitoxin system RelE/ParE family toxin, with product MHEIRKTEEFKSWLDSLNDLMGRAKIQARIKRLAEGNSGNTKSVGSKVFEMKIDFGPGYRIYYTKHQSAIYLLLIGGDKRTQSKDIQIAKYLAKHI from the coding sequence ATGCATGAAATAAGGAAAACAGAAGAATTTAAGTCCTGGTTAGATTCCCTTAATGATTTGATGGGGAGGGCAAAAATTCAAGCCAGAATTAAACGTTTGGCTGAAGGCAATTCAGGAAATACAAAATCCGTTGGCAGCAAAGTCTTTGAGATGAAGATTGATTTTGGACCCGGCTATAGGATTTATTACACAAAACACCAGAGCGCGATATATCTATTACTTATCGGTGGCGATAAAAGAACTCAGAGCAAAGATATTCAGATAGCAAAATATTTGGCAAAACACATATAG
- the nadC gene encoding carboxylating nicotinate-nucleotide diphosphorylase has product MFEYNETLEQARQRNIHDALMEDIGTGDWTAKLVPSKPVHAQLIVRQEAVLCGVDWFEGTLKKLDPKAKVTWHYLEGDLMRPDTKVCDIEADSQALLSAERTCINFLQTLSWTASITRQHVDAIAGASPNPKGCAVLDTRKTVPGLRQAQKYAVLVGGGKNQRLALWHGILIKENHIAAAGSVTAALKNAQALNAGVDIQIEVENFAELEEALAAGAKSILVDNFKTDQMKQAVAITAGRALLEASGGINLDQMRAIASTGVDRISLGKLTKDVHAVDFSMRIL; this is encoded by the coding sequence ATGTTTGAATACAACGAAACCTTAGAGCAAGCACGTCAACGCAATATTCATGACGCACTCATGGAAGATATCGGCACAGGAGATTGGACTGCTAAGCTGGTACCAAGCAAACCTGTTCATGCACAGTTAATTGTTCGCCAAGAAGCAGTCCTTTGTGGTGTAGATTGGTTTGAAGGCACACTCAAAAAGCTTGACCCTAAGGCAAAGGTAACTTGGCATTACCTTGAGGGCGATTTAATGAGGCCCGACACCAAGGTCTGTGACATTGAAGCCGATTCTCAAGCCCTACTCTCTGCTGAGCGCACCTGTATTAATTTTTTACAAACCCTTTCTTGGACTGCCAGCATTACGCGACAGCACGTTGATGCAATTGCGGGGGCTAGCCCCAATCCTAAAGGCTGCGCTGTACTGGATACACGCAAGACGGTTCCGGGATTACGCCAGGCTCAGAAGTATGCAGTACTAGTGGGTGGTGGTAAGAATCAACGTTTAGCTCTCTGGCACGGCATTCTCATTAAAGAGAACCACATTGCTGCTGCTGGTAGCGTTACTGCAGCATTAAAGAATGCACAAGCATTAAATGCCGGGGTGGATATTCAGATTGAAGTGGAAAATTTTGCTGAGCTTGAAGAGGCCTTAGCTGCCGGGGCTAAGAGCATCTTGGTCGATAATTTCAAAACCGATCAAATGAAGCAGGCTGTTGCGATTACTGCTGGTCGCGCTTTACTTGAAGCCTCCGGCGGCATCAATTTAGATCAAATGCGCGCCATTGCCAGCACTGGCGTTGATCGCATCTCTCTTGGTAAGTTAACCAAGGATGTGCATGCGGTTGATTTCTCGATGCGTATTCTTTAA
- a CDS encoding type II toxin-antitoxin system RelE/ParE family toxin, with protein sequence MAYDVYQTRRFLRQYKKLNDKTAKDVDDAVVQVAKKPTIGEKKKGDLSELWVFKFRSSNQLYLLGYSIDDGLRLIYLESIGSHENFYRDIKR encoded by the coding sequence ATGGCGTATGACGTTTATCAAACACGCCGATTCCTAAGACAATACAAAAAATTAAATGACAAAACCGCTAAGGATGTTGATGACGCTGTAGTCCAGGTGGCTAAAAAACCCACGATAGGGGAAAAAAAGAAGGGCGACTTGTCTGAATTATGGGTATTTAAGTTTAGAAGTAGCAATCAGCTTTATTTACTTGGATATTCAATAGATGACGGTCTAAGGCTAATTTACTTGGAGTCCATAGGCTCCCATGAAAACTTCTACCGAGACATTAAGCGATAA
- a CDS encoding IS3 family transposase (programmed frameshift) has product MAKGQRLKPEQIVTLLRQIDVLTTNGKTLAQACKEVGTVEQSYYRWRKIYGGMKVDQAKKYKDLELENTRLKKLVADLSLREVMLKEVIKGKLLSPTRRKNAAQLLMDQHSISERTACSLVGLSRAAYRYMPLPKDDEEPLRAEVIRMASTYGRYGYRFIAGMMRNSGWGQATTAKVARIWRQEGLKIPQKQAPRGRLWFNDGSCMRLRATAPNHVWSYDFVFIRDAYGGKIRMLTMIDEYTRKCLTIHCARRIGSVQVIEQLANAMMIHGIPQYIRSDNGPEFIAKELRSWLSGIGVKTAYIEPGSPWENGFCESFNGTFRDNLLDGEIFYNLKEAQIIVGEWVKHYNHVRPHSALGYRPPAPQTQVPKLLQNQPMLLQ; this is encoded by the exons ATGGCAAAAGGTCAACGTCTTAAACCCGAACAAATCGTCACCTTATTGCGTCAAATCGATGTTTTAACCACCAATGGCAAAACCTTAGCTCAAGCTTGTAAAGAAGTGGGAACGGTTGAGCAAAGCTACTATCGCTGGCGCAAGATCTATGGTGGTATGAAGGTCGATCAGGCAAAGAAGTACAAAGATCTGGAACTGGAAAATACCCGGCTTAAGAAGCTCGTAGCGGACTTATCACTACGAGAGGTGATGCTCAAGGAAGTCATTA AAGGGAAACTTCTAAGCCCTACTAGGCGTAAAAATGCAGCGCAGCTGCTCATGGACCAGCATTCTATCTCTGAGCGGACTGCCTGCAGTTTAGTGGGGCTATCCAGAGCAGCTTATCGCTATATGCCACTGCCTAAAGATGACGAAGAGCCGCTGAGAGCCGAAGTCATCCGCATGGCTAGCACCTATGGCCGGTATGGCTATCGATTTATTGCTGGGATGATGCGTAATAGCGGCTGGGGACAAGCGACTACTGCAAAGGTCGCTCGCATCTGGCGGCAAGAAGGCCTAAAGATCCCACAAAAGCAAGCTCCTAGAGGCAGACTCTGGTTTAACGATGGCAGTTGCATGAGGCTAAGAGCTACTGCCCCCAATCATGTTTGGAGTTACGATTTTGTCTTTATTAGAGATGCCTATGGGGGCAAGATCCGCATGCTCACGATGATTGATGAATACACCCGAAAGTGCCTAACGATCCACTGCGCTAGAAGGATTGGATCGGTCCAAGTGATTGAACAACTGGCAAACGCCATGATGATCCATGGTATCCCGCAATATATTCGATCGGACAATGGCCCAGAATTTATTGCTAAAGAGCTGCGGAGTTGGTTATCTGGTATTGGAGTGAAAACCGCTTACATTGAACCAGGGAGCCCTTGGGAGAATGGCTTTTGTGAAAGCTTTAACGGCACCTTCAGAGACAACCTTTTGGATGGGGAGATCTTTTACAACCTTAAAGAAGCCCAGATCATCGTGGGGGAGTGGGTCAAGCACTACAACCATGTCAGGCCGCATAGTGCATTAGGTTACAGGCCACCAGCACCCCAAACCCAAGTACCCAAACTATTGCAGAATCAACCCATGTTGCTGCAATGA
- a CDS encoding TAXI family TRAP transporter solute-binding subunit: protein MASFKEEVSEHISAVYQTAADEIKNWFGALREVWPLVILLILALSVLIWFAKPAPPNKVLMATGTGGSYKVLGEKYKAYFEKKGIELKLVETHGSKENLQHLIDRKDPIQAALVQGGMIAVDNLSGVESLGSVDYEPVWMFYRKNAFNESIHVSDRDIAKLKINIGPVGSGTRTQALGIFKLNGLKGDAPNLLSLGNAEGVSALERGEIDAVILVDGFDSPNVQRLIKNPGIKLASFTRADAYTRLLPYFEEVTVPMGGFDLGKNIPDHPIELISTTTNLLIDNRMHPAIQVLFLEAAREINGNKSYFAKTGEFPAYMNTEAPLSDEANFFYEKGTPTLMKYLPFWLAEFLERMFFLLLPFAAFAYPIIKSIPTYRTNLAKKQINSIYKELDKFEKNTIESFDPTRRGEYIEVLNEMERRILKSKAAKLATAECYSLRNNIEFIRNALEKQLIYRGREG, encoded by the coding sequence ATGGCCAGTTTTAAAGAAGAAGTCAGCGAACATATCTCTGCCGTTTATCAAACGGCGGCAGATGAAATCAAGAATTGGTTCGGCGCTTTGCGAGAGGTCTGGCCACTTGTTATCTTATTAATTCTTGCTCTTTCTGTTCTGATTTGGTTTGCAAAGCCTGCGCCACCCAATAAAGTATTAATGGCAACCGGTACCGGTGGCTCCTACAAAGTATTGGGTGAAAAATATAAGGCCTACTTTGAGAAAAAAGGGATTGAACTTAAATTAGTGGAGACCCACGGCTCGAAAGAAAATCTTCAACATCTTATTGATCGAAAAGATCCAATTCAAGCAGCCCTTGTTCAGGGTGGAATGATTGCCGTTGATAATCTCTCTGGCGTGGAATCCCTTGGTAGTGTTGACTATGAGCCAGTTTGGATGTTTTACCGAAAGAATGCTTTCAACGAAAGTATTCATGTTTCCGATAGAGATATCGCTAAGCTCAAAATCAATATTGGCCCGGTGGGGAGTGGAACACGTACGCAGGCTCTCGGAATATTTAAACTCAATGGCCTAAAAGGTGATGCCCCTAATTTGCTTAGCCTTGGGAATGCTGAAGGCGTTAGTGCCTTAGAGCGTGGCGAAATTGATGCTGTGATTTTGGTGGATGGTTTTGATTCACCAAATGTGCAAAGACTCATTAAAAATCCAGGAATTAAACTAGCTTCATTCACGCGTGCTGACGCCTACACACGTTTATTGCCTTACTTTGAGGAGGTAACCGTGCCCATGGGCGGTTTTGATCTCGGGAAAAATATACCGGATCATCCTATTGAGCTGATCTCTACTACAACTAATCTCTTAATTGATAACCGCATGCATCCGGCGATTCAAGTTTTATTTCTAGAGGCTGCTCGAGAAATTAACGGCAATAAATCCTATTTTGCTAAAACAGGAGAATTTCCAGCTTATATGAATACTGAAGCCCCTTTAAGTGATGAGGCAAATTTTTTCTATGAAAAGGGCACTCCGACTTTGATGAAGTATTTGCCATTTTGGCTAGCAGAGTTCTTGGAGCGTATGTTCTTCCTGCTACTTCCTTTTGCTGCTTTTGCTTATCCCATTATCAAATCGATTCCTACTTACAGAACCAATCTTGCCAAGAAGCAAATTAATTCAATCTATAAAGAGCTGGATAAATTTGAGAAAAATACGATTGAAAGTTTTGATCCAACTCGCCGTGGCGAATATATTGAGGTGCTCAATGAGATGGAACGCAGGATTCTCAAATCAAAAGCAGCAAAGCTAGCAACTGCTGAATGCTATAGTCTGAGAAACAATATTGAATTTATTCGTAATGCGCTCGAGAAGCAGTTGATATACAGGGGCAGAGAAGGTTAA
- the nadB gene encoding L-aspartate oxidase, with product MASSKPSQNTTANPELPVLIIGAGLAGLTVALHMAESQPVILMAKRGLGEAATAWAQGGIVGVVDKEHDSIDSHVADTLDAGAGLVVESTARYIAEESADAIRWLVEQGVPFTEDKSGPMGLHLTREGGHSHRRIAHAADATGKAIHEVLLDKARAHKNIQILEHWIALDLITNRQLDVKTQRTKPNRCYGVYALDIKNNRVETIEAKSVVLATGGVGKVYRYTSNPDTATGDGIAMAWRAGCRVGNMEFIQFHPTCLYHPSDRTFLITEAMRGEGGLLKLPDGTRFMPEHDDRNELAPRDIVARAIDFEMKKHGLDYVHLDATHLGEAFIKEHFPMIYARCMSLGLDITKEPIPVVPAAHYTCGGVVTDLKGRTDLPGLYAVGEATYTGLHGANRLASNSLLECVVIGKAAAEDISNLKTPVMPPLPLWDESQVEDADEQVVIAHNWDELRSLMWNYVGIVRTNRRLERALHRIKLLRYEVQEYYANFKVTRDLIELRNLLECAELIVRSALMRRESRGLHYSRDYPGTWAVSYPTILTPQAEGAEGDSQA from the coding sequence ATGGCAAGTTCTAAACCCTCCCAAAACACCACTGCAAACCCTGAGCTTCCTGTCCTGATTATTGGGGCTGGATTAGCTGGACTGACTGTCGCCTTACATATGGCCGAATCTCAGCCGGTCATTCTGATGGCCAAACGAGGCTTAGGTGAGGCTGCTACAGCTTGGGCACAAGGTGGCATTGTTGGCGTTGTCGACAAAGAGCATGACAGCATTGATTCTCATGTGGCCGACACTTTGGATGCGGGTGCCGGTCTCGTGGTCGAGTCTACTGCGCGCTATATCGCTGAAGAAAGCGCTGATGCGATTCGTTGGTTGGTCGAGCAGGGTGTTCCATTCACAGAGGATAAATCTGGACCTATGGGTTTACATTTAACGCGTGAGGGCGGACACAGTCATCGCCGTATTGCGCATGCTGCAGATGCAACCGGTAAAGCCATTCATGAAGTGCTCTTGGATAAAGCGAGAGCCCATAAAAATATCCAGATCTTGGAGCATTGGATTGCACTCGATCTCATTACCAATCGTCAGTTAGATGTTAAGACGCAACGCACTAAACCCAATCGTTGCTATGGTGTATATGCACTCGATATCAAAAATAATCGCGTTGAAACCATTGAAGCAAAGTCAGTAGTATTGGCTACAGGTGGCGTTGGAAAGGTTTATCGCTACACCAGTAATCCAGATACTGCTACTGGCGATGGTATTGCCATGGCTTGGCGAGCGGGTTGTCGCGTAGGCAATATGGAATTCATTCAATTTCATCCGACTTGCCTGTACCACCCAAGCGATCGCACCTTCCTGATAACCGAAGCAATGCGTGGAGAGGGTGGTTTGCTGAAGTTGCCTGATGGCACCCGCTTTATGCCAGAGCATGATGACCGAAATGAGTTGGCTCCGCGCGATATCGTTGCCCGAGCCATCGACTTTGAAATGAAGAAGCACGGCTTGGACTATGTTCATCTAGATGCCACACATCTGGGTGAAGCATTTATTAAAGAGCATTTCCCGATGATTTATGCACGTTGTATGAGTCTTGGTTTAGATATCACTAAAGAACCTATTCCAGTGGTGCCTGCTGCACACTACACCTGTGGTGGTGTAGTGACCGACCTTAAGGGCCGCACCGATCTACCAGGACTCTATGCAGTTGGTGAGGCAACCTACACTGGGTTGCATGGCGCCAATCGTTTGGCAAGCAACTCATTGTTAGAGTGCGTAGTCATTGGCAAGGCTGCCGCAGAAGACATCTCCAATCTTAAGACCCCGGTGATGCCGCCCCTACCTTTATGGGATGAGAGCCAGGTTGAGGATGCCGATGAACAAGTCGTTATTGCCCATAACTGGGATGAGCTGCGCTCTCTGATGTGGAATTACGTTGGTATCGTGAGAACGAATCGTCGCTTAGAGCGAGCACTACATCGGATCAAGCTACTACGCTACGAGGTCCAAGAGTACTACGCTAACTTTAAAGTAACACGTGACCTGATCGAGCTCAGAAACCTACTGGAATGTGCTGAGCTAATCGTGCGCTCAGCCTTGATGCGCAGAGAAAGTCGCGGACTACATTACAGCCGCGACTACCCTGGTACTTGGGCGGTGTCCTATCCAACCATCTTAACCCCTCAAGCAGAGGGCGCTGAGGGCGATTCACAAGCCTAA
- the nadA gene encoding quinolinate synthase NadA has product MNSTVSTPIAFDYPQQNAAGATCTAQAWAKTPPQLHGDEKAAVIARIKKLLVEKDATLVAHYYVDGDIQDLALETGGYVADSLEMARFGKNHPAKNLVVAGVRFMGESAKILSPEKRVFMPDLDATCSLDLGCDATDFAAFRALHPDRTVVVYANTSAAVKAQADWMVTSSCALAIVHQLKLEGKKILWAPDRHLGRYIQDQTGADMLLWNGACIVHDEFKAVELEMLKAAHPNAMILVHPESPQAVVDLADVVGSTSAMIKAVVEGTAREYIVATDNGILHRMRQLAPDKKLIEAPTAGNSATCKSCAHCPWMAMNGLQGILSCLENASGEILIDESIRVEALGCIDRMLDFTKNHPDLLAKAQHGFVKNIGAA; this is encoded by the coding sequence ATGAATTCAACTGTCAGCACCCCAATTGCCTTTGATTACCCACAGCAAAATGCTGCTGGAGCTACATGCACTGCCCAAGCTTGGGCTAAGACACCCCCTCAACTGCACGGAGACGAAAAAGCGGCTGTCATTGCTCGCATTAAAAAGCTCTTAGTTGAAAAAGACGCCACCTTAGTTGCCCACTATTACGTAGATGGTGACATTCAAGATTTAGCCTTGGAGACTGGTGGTTACGTTGCGGACTCTCTAGAAATGGCTCGCTTTGGCAAGAATCACCCTGCCAAGAACTTAGTAGTAGCGGGCGTGCGCTTTATGGGTGAATCCGCCAAGATTCTAAGTCCTGAAAAGCGCGTGTTCATGCCAGACTTAGATGCAACCTGCTCTCTGGATTTAGGTTGTGATGCCACTGACTTTGCTGCATTTAGAGCTCTACACCCTGATCGAACAGTTGTGGTCTATGCCAATACTAGTGCTGCAGTAAAGGCTCAAGCCGATTGGATGGTAACGAGCTCCTGCGCTTTGGCGATCGTCCACCAACTGAAGTTAGAGGGTAAAAAGATTCTCTGGGCACCTGATCGTCACCTAGGTCGCTATATACAAGACCAAACTGGTGCAGATATGCTCCTCTGGAATGGCGCATGCATTGTTCATGATGAATTCAAGGCCGTGGAGCTCGAAATGCTCAAAGCAGCCCATCCAAATGCCATGATTTTGGTTCACCCTGAATCGCCACAAGCAGTAGTTGACCTTGCGGACGTTGTAGGCTCAACCTCTGCCATGATTAAGGCGGTAGTAGAGGGCACTGCGAGGGAATATATTGTTGCAACGGATAACGGTATCTTGCATCGCATGCGTCAACTAGCTCCCGATAAGAAACTGATTGAAGCTCCTACCGCTGGCAATAGTGCAACCTGTAAGAGCTGCGCTCACTGCCCTTGGATGGCTATGAATGGCTTACAAGGAATCTTAAGTTGTCTAGAGAATGCTTCCGGGGAAATTTTAATTGATGAGTCTATTCGGGTAGAAGCATTGGGCTGCATTGACCGCATGCTCGACTTCACCAAAAATCATCCTGACCTCTTAGCCAAAGCGCAGCATGGTTTCGTGAAGAATATTGGTGCAGCTTAG